The Oceanivirga salmonicida DNA segment ATAAAGAAGAATTGAAAACAAAATTAATTAATTTTTTGGAAAATAATTAAAAAATGAAGGGGGTAATAAAATATGGATGTTTTGAAAGTTATTGTTTTTGATCTTTTAGGTTCTGCACCTATATTAGTTGGATTTATGGCGCTTTTAGGTCTTTTATTACAAAAGAAACCTGCCACAAAAGTAATTTCTGGAACAATTAAAACTATAGTAGGATTTTTAATATTTGCTGGTGGAGCAGGTTTAGCAGTAAATTCATTGAATAGTTTTCAACAATTATTTAGTATTGGATTTAATTTACAAGGTGTTTTACCATTAGCAGAAGCTTTGACTGCTTTAGCACAGACTAAATTTGCAACTGTAGTTTCATTAATTATGGTATTTGGATTTATATTTAATTTAATAGTAGCTAGATTTACTAGATTTAAATATATATTTTTAACAGGACAACATAATTTATATCTTGCAGCTTTATTAACAGTAGTTTTAAAAGCATTAAATTTATCAAATCTTTATGCTGTAATTATAGGATCAATACTTTTAGGATTGTCTGCTGCAATATATCCTGCAATAGCTCAACCTTGGATGAGAAAAGTTACAGGTTCTGATGAAATAGCAATGGGGCATTATGTAACTATAGCTTATGCTTTATCAGGATTTTTAGGTAAGTTCGTTGGGAAACCTGAAGAAAGTACAGAAAAAATTAAATTACCTGGTTGGTTATCAATTTTCAAAGATTATGTAGTTTCAGTGAGTATATCTATATTAATATTCTTTTATGTTGCATGTTTTGCAGCTGGTAAGGAAAGTGTAGAACAATTATCAAATGGTGTAAGTTGGTTAGTATATCCATTATTTCAATCATTAACATTTACAGCAGCATTATATATTATAATAACAGGAGTTAGAATGTTCTTAGGTGAAATAATACCGGCATTTGTAGGAATATCTGAAAAATTAATACCTAATGCTAAACCTGCACTAGATTGTCCAGTAGTATTCCAATATGCACCTACAGCAACAGTTTTAGGATTTTTATCAGCATATGTTGGTGGATTAATATGTATGTTTATTTTAGCAGGATTGGGAATGGTAGTAATAATACCAGTAGCAATACCATATTTCTTTATAGGAGCAACAGCAGGAGTATTTGGAAATGCGACTGGTGGATGGAAAGGTTGTATATTAGGTGGATTTGTGACTGGTGTATTAATAGCAATAGGACCAGCATTATTATACCCAATAATGGAAGTAGTTGGATTAACAGGAACAACATTCCCTGAAACAGATTTTGTTGCATTAGGGTTAGCAGTTTATTATATAGGTAAGATGCTAGGAAGGTAGATAATTATGAATAAAACAAAATTGTTAGAAAAAGCCAAAAAATATAGAAAAAATATTATAGATTTAGTATATTTTGCTAAAGCAGGGCATCCAGGAGGATCATTATCATGTATAGATATTTTAAATTATTTAGATGAATATGAATTAGAATATGGAAAAGATACAACTAGATTAATATTTTCTAAAGGTCATGTTACTCCAGCATTATATTCAATTTTTTTAGAAAGAGGAATAGTATCTAGAGATGAAATAACTACATTTAGAAAGATAAATTCAAGATTGCAAGGACATCCTGATAGAAATAAGATAAAAGAAATTGATGCTAATACGGGACTTTTAGGACAAGGTTTATCTATAGGGATAGGTATGGCCTTAGGTAAAAAATTAAAAAATGATAATTCTAAAATCTTTGTTATATTAGGAGATGGAGAAATGCAAGAGGGTCAAATTTGGGAAGCCCTTATGAGTGGATCACATTATAAATTGGATAATATTGTAGCAATATTAGATTATAATAAATTATCTTCAAAAGCTGATGTTAATAAAACAATGAATCTTGAACCTATTAGAGATAGAATTTTATCATTTGGTTGGGAAATTATAGAAATAGATGGTCATAATTATGATGAAATAGCTAATGCTATAGAAAAATCTAAAACGATAAAAGAAAAACCAAT contains these protein-coding regions:
- a CDS encoding PTS ascorbate transporter subunit IIC yields the protein MDVLKVIVFDLLGSAPILVGFMALLGLLLQKKPATKVISGTIKTIVGFLIFAGGAGLAVNSLNSFQQLFSIGFNLQGVLPLAEALTALAQTKFATVVSLIMVFGFIFNLIVARFTRFKYIFLTGQHNLYLAALLTVVLKALNLSNLYAVIIGSILLGLSAAIYPAIAQPWMRKVTGSDEIAMGHYVTIAYALSGFLGKFVGKPEESTEKIKLPGWLSIFKDYVVSVSISILIFFYVACFAAGKESVEQLSNGVSWLVYPLFQSLTFTAALYIIITGVRMFLGEIIPAFVGISEKLIPNAKPALDCPVVFQYAPTATVLGFLSAYVGGLICMFILAGLGMVVIIPVAIPYFFIGATAGVFGNATGGWKGCILGGFVTGVLIAIGPALLYPIMEVVGLTGTTFPETDFVALGLAVYYIGKMLGR
- a CDS encoding transketolase; protein product: MNKTKLLEKAKKYRKNIIDLVYFAKAGHPGGSLSCIDILNYLDEYELEYGKDTTRLIFSKGHVTPALYSIFLERGIVSRDEITTFRKINSRLQGHPDRNKIKEIDANTGLLGQGLSIGIGMALGKKLKNDNSKIFVILGDGEMQEGQIWEALMSGSHYKLDNIVAILDYNKLSSKADVNKTMNLEPIRDRILSFGWEIIEIDGHNYDEIANAIEKSKTIKEKPIFIIAHTVKGKGISYMENNPKWHSSAINEEEYKIATKEIEGGM